A part of Bacteroidota bacterium genomic DNA contains:
- a CDS encoding phospholipase D-like domain-containing protein yields MEYEPLPIISNQFPKVVIPLIDSALHSIDIIVFDWRFYKHDPANAVSLFNSAIARACARGVNVRCLVQNDGVVDSLKTLGCYARRLHSKNILHTKLLIVDNKRIIIGSHNYTQRAFSSNHEASIFVTMADLNNGFVQYFNNLFGL; encoded by the coding sequence ATGGAATATGAACCGTTGCCAATTATTTCAAACCAGTTTCCTAAGGTCGTAATACCGCTTATAGATAGTGCTTTGCACAGTATTGACATTATTGTATTCGACTGGCGTTTTTATAAACATGATCCTGCAAATGCAGTTTCCTTATTTAATTCTGCGATTGCTCGAGCGTGTGCTCGAGGGGTAAATGTGCGTTGTCTTGTGCAGAATGACGGAGTTGTTGACAGTTTAAAAACTTTAGGTTGTTATGCTAGGCGCTTACATAGCAAAAATATACTCCACACAAAATTGCTTATTGTCGATAATAAGCGTATAATTATAGGGTCGCATAATTACACACAGCGGGCGTTTAGCTCCAATCATGAGGCAAGTATCTTTGTCACGATGGCGGATTTAAATAACGGCTTTGTGCAATATTTTAATAATTTATTCGGTTTGTAA